DNA from Leptolyngbya iicbica LK:
ACGGAGCATCAACTTAGTCCGGCCGATGATGATTGCATAAATGGCGCTGCACTAGATGACTGAAAGGGAAGGGTATCAACAATGACCAAGAGAACACTAGGCGGAACTAACCGTAAGCAAAAGAGAACATCTGGCTTTCGGGCCAGAATGCGAACGGCGACAGGTCGTCGCGTAATTCGCACTCGGCGGCGACGGGGGCGCGCACGCTTGGCCGTATAAGTCGGCGTCAAAGTGTCAAGCCTGAGGCTACTACTTAGATTCAGCTTAGGAGTACAACTGACAGCGTCAAACAGACTTGCAAGTCATGGATATAAGCGCGAATGGCTTTACCTAAGCGGTATCGATTGACGAGTTCCAAAGAATTTTCGCAAGTTTACAAAGCCGGTCGACAAGCTTCCACCAGTCATCTTGTGGTCAAGTGTATTGAGTCACCACGGGAGCATCCTAACTCTGGCTGCTCCCGTTTTGGTATCACTATCAGTCATAAGGTGAGTAAGCGGGCGGTTGTGCGTAATCGTCTCAAGCGACAAGTCAGGGCAGCCTTGCAGGCTCTCATGCCTCGGCTACACGATAATCTTTGGGTCGTTATTGTTCTGCGCAGTAGTGCCATTGAGTG
Protein-coding regions in this window:
- the rpmH gene encoding 50S ribosomal protein L34 yields the protein MTKRTLGGTNRKQKRTSGFRARMRTATGRRVIRTRRRRGRARLAV
- the rnpA gene encoding ribonuclease P protein component, with the translated sequence MALPKRYRLTSSKEFSQVYKAGRQASTSHLVVKCIESPREHPNSGCSRFGITISHKVSKRAVVRNRLKRQVRAALQALMPRLHDNLWVVIVLRSSAIECDYWQILQELEKLFTKLEVCDGY